A section of the Oryzias latipes chromosome 10, ASM223467v1 genome encodes:
- the LOC111947970 gene encoding uncharacterized protein LOC111947970 has product MQRGGRTTRTRIEHKDYSTANMDNGEEEEAGASGAGTGTEGEEPTLQHLTSILQAFMGQQEAREMRLQEEAKQQEHRLKGLQHQFQLLQMEVQARTSPVPDYTSSAPDPTEESGSDDRLPQAVHQTAGAQQVTTHPRFSMDPRLEKLTETDDIEHFLITFERIATACKWVESDWVFRLIPLLTGKARSAYVNMDVDDSLNYEKVKAAILHKYDISPESYRQRFRSLEVGPDESPKELYARLKELYDKWIQPRGLDKRTWA; this is encoded by the exons aTGCAACGAGGAGGAAGGACTACAAGAACACGCATTGAACATAAGGACTACAGCACTGCCAACATGGACaatggagaagaggaggaggctggagcttcaggagctggtACAGGTACTGAGGGTGAAGAGCCAACATTACAACATCTCACTAGTATTCTCCAGGCCTTCATGGGACAACAGGAAGCCAGAGAAATGAGACTCCAGGAGgaagcaaagcagcaggaacACAGGCTAAAAGGCCTGCAGCATCAGTTCCAACTTTTGCAGATGGAGGTGCAGGCCCGGACGTCACCTGTTCCTGATTACACCTCATCAGCCCCTGATCCAACGGAGGAGTCTGGTTCAGATGATCGGCTGCCACAGGCCGTACATCAGACAGCAGGGGCACAGCAAGTAACCACTCACCCTCGCTTCTCTATGGATCCCAGGTTAGAAAAGCTAACAGAAACTGATGACATTGAACATTTCCTAATAACTTTTGAACGCATAGCAACAGCGTgcaagtgggtggagtcagactGGGTTTTCCGCCTCATCCCACTGCTCACTGGTAAGGCCAGAAGTGCCTATGTTAACATGGATGTCGATGATTCTTTGAACTATGAAAAAGTTAAAGCTGCAATCTTGCATAAATATGACATCAGCCCTGAGTCTTACCGACAGAGATTTCGTTCCTTGGAAGTGGGCCCCGACGAAAGTCCCAAGGAGCTTTATGCCCGTCTCAAAGAACTCTATGATAAGTGGATTCAACCCAGAG GTCTGGATAAAAGAACATGGGCCTAA
- the mars2 gene encoding methionine--tRNA ligase, mitochondrial, whose amino-acid sequence MRVCSLFASRSCHIFRSLQNTLVSSSTRIAAVRCSVTCNEKSVYYVTTPIFYVNASPHLGHLYSAVIADCSHRYKQLQGFNSKFATGTDEHGLKVQQAAEAAGKQPLTFCTEVSERFEHLFRSCSISHTDYIRTTELRHRQAVEHFWSVLWNKRLIYKGSYEGWYSTQDESFLTPSQVGDALDSSGNEIKVSLESGHKVEWMKEENYMFRLSAFRSQLLDWLRGNPKAIQPERFQQAVLQWLQEDLPDLSVSRQRSRLQWGIQVPGDANQTIYVWLDALVNYLSVAGYPDHHDRWWSVAHHIIGKDILKFHAIYWPAFLLGAGLRLPQAIHVHSHWTVRGKKMSKSLGNVIDPLEHSRMFTTDGLRYFLLRQGVPESDCDYTEEKVIKLLNAELADSLGGLLNRCTAAALNPAQVYPCFCPQAFPRDQGGRAAAEDYRMLEAVRNLPFVVERHYESMHFYKALEAISACVRQTNGFVQRHAPWKLDRTDGKDLRWLDTIIHVSLECMRVYGTLLQPVVPEISDKLLTRLGVRPDERSFETLDFLPHLWQRDSPFEGRALGTDTGVLFSRLESQKFKNKKSYFK is encoded by the exons ATGAGGGTCTGTTCTCTTTTTGCTAGTAGAAGCTGTCACATTTTTCGTAGTCTACAGAACACGTTAGTGTCCTCAAGTACGAGGATCGCTGCTGTCCGATGCTCAGTTACGTGCAACGAGAAAAGCGTTTATTACGTAACGACTCCCATCTTCTACGTGAACGCCTCTCCTCATCTGGGACACCTGTACTCGGCGGTGATCGCAGACTGTTCACACAGGTATAAACAGCTGCAAGGGTTCAACTCAAAGTTTGCTACAG GAACAGACGAGCATGGTTTGAAAGTCCAGCAGGCTGCTGaggctgcaggaaaacagcCGCTGACCTTCTGCACAGAGGTATCCGAGCGATTCGAACATCTCTTCAGAAGCTGCAGCATTTCACATACAGACTACATCAGAACCACTGAGCTCAGACACCGCCAAGCTGTGGAGCATTTCTGGTCAGTGCTCTGGAACAAGAGACTCATCTACAAAGGAAGTTATGAAGGCTGGTATTCCACTCAGGATGAAAGCTTCCTCACACCGTCGCAGGTTGGGGACGCTCTGGACTCTTCCGGAAATGAGATTAAAGTATCTCTGGAGAGTGGACACAAG GTGGAGTGGATGAAAGAGGAGAATTACATGTTTCGCTTGTCTGCATTCCGGTCTCAGCTCCTCGACTGGTTGCGAGGAAATCCTAAGGCCATCCAGCCGGAGCGCTTCCAGCAGGCGGTTCTGCAGTGGCTGCAGGAAGACCTCCCTGACCTCTCCGTGTCCCGCCAGAGAAGCCGTCTTCAGTGGGGCATTCAGGTCCCAGGAGACGCCAATCAAACCATCTATGTCTGGCTAGATGCTCTAGTCAATTACCTTTCGGTTGCTGGTTATCCTGACCACCATGACCGGTGGTGGTCAGTGGCCCACCACATCATAGGAAAGGATATCCTAAAGTTTCACGCCATCTACTGGCCGGCATTTCTTCTAGGAGCTGGACTGCGTCTGCCACAGGCCATACATGTGCACTCGCACTGGACTGTAAGAGGAAAGAAGATGTCTAAAAGTTTGGGGAACGTCATCGATCCTCTGGAACACTCTCGGATGTTTACAACTGACGGTTTGAGGTACTTCCTACTGCGGCAGGGAGTCCCGGAGTCAGACTGTGACTACACAGAGGAAAAAGTCATAAAGCTGCTGAATGCAGAGCTCGCCGACTCTCTGGGTGGCCTGTTGAACCGCTGCACGGCGGCAGCTCTCAATCCAGCTCAGGTATACCCCTGTTTCTGCCCCCAGGCCTTCCCCAGAGACCAGGGAGGCAGAGCTGCGGCGGAGGACTACCGCATGCTGGAGGCCGTGAGGAATCTTCCATTTGTGGTGGAGAGGCACTATGAGAGCATGCACTTCTACAAAGCCCTGGAGGCCATCAGCGCGTGCGTGAGGCAGACCAACGGCTTTGTTCAGCGCCACGCGCCTTGGAAGTTGGATCGGACAGACGGCAAAGACCTGCGATGGCTGGACACCATCATCCATGTCTCCCTGGAGTGCATGAGAGTTTACGGCACGCTCCTGCAGCCGGTGGTGCCAGAGATTTCCGACAAGCTCCTCACAAGACTTGGAGTGCGACCCGACGAGAGGAGCTTTGAGACTTTAGACTTCCTGCCACATCTCTGGCAGAGGGACTCTCCTTTTGAAGGAAGAGCTCTAGGAACCGACACTGGAGTACTTTTTAGTCGCCTGGAGAgtcagaaatttaaaaacaaaaagtcttatttcaaataa
- the timm8a gene encoding mitochondrial import inner membrane translocase subunit Tim8 A: MDGQGATADPQLQHFIEIESQKQRFQQLVHQMTEVCWEKCMDKPGPKLDSRTESCFVNCVERFIDTSQFILNRLEQTQRGKGGFSDSMLE, encoded by the exons ATGGACGGGCAAGGAGCAACCGCTGACCCTCAGCTTCAACATTTCATCGAAATCGAGTCTCAGAAGCAGAGGTTTCAGCAGCTTGTGCATCAAATGACGGAGGTTTGCTGG GAAAAGTGCATGGACAAACCTGGGCCCAAACTAGACTCCAGGACGGAATCGTGTTTTGTGAACTGCGTGGAGCGATTCATAGACACCAGCCAGTTTATTCTCAACAGATTGGAACAGACTCAGAGGGGCAAGGGCGGGTTCTCGGACAGCATGTTAGAATAA
- the LOC101155856 gene encoding magnesium transporter NIPA2: MEGNRVNFYIGLSLAVSSSAFIGASFILKKKGLLRLASKGSMRAGQGGHAYLKEWLWWAGLISMGVGEAANFAAYAFAPATLVTPLGALSVLVSAVLSTYFLNEQLNIHGKVGCLLCILGSTVMVIHAPQEEEVGSLTAMAEKLKDPGFIVFAVCVVGSSLVLIFAVAPRFGQKNVLVYILICSVIGSLSVSCVKGLGIGIKELFSGTAVLKEPLFWSLVICLVICVSVQINYLNRALDIFNTSIVTPIYYVFFTTSVMACSAILFKEWLRMTADGVVGTISGFLTIILGIFLLHAFKDIPFHWNSLPLYLQKDPRDFSRGQQPYETLSSRDLETEGEAGLSKSGRLNGGWRQHQSTA; encoded by the exons ATGGAGGGGAACCGCGTGAACTTCTACATCGGCCTGTCTTTGGCCGTCAGCTCCAGCGCTTTTATCGGAGCCAGCTTCATCCTGAAAAAGAAAGGCCTGTTGCGATTGGCCAGCAAGGGCTCGATGCGAGCAG GTCAGGGGGGACATGCCTATCTTAAAGAATGGTTGTGGTGGGCTGGACTCATTTCAA TGGGAGTTGGAGAAGCAGCCAACTTTGCTGCTTACGCGTTTGCACCGGCCACCCTGGTGACCCCCCTCGGAGCACTGAGTGTACTCGTTAG TGCAGTCCTCTCTACGTACTTTCTAAATGAGCAGCTGAACATTCATGGGAAGGTCGGCTGTTTGTTGTGCATCCTGGGCTCCACGGTCATGGTGATCCATGCTCCACAGGAAGAAGAGGTTGGGTCACTTACTGCCATGGCCGAGAAACTTAAAGACCCAG GTTTCATTGTGtttgctgtttgtgttgtgGGAAGCAGCTTGGTCCTCATCTTCGCCGTGGCTCCACGGTTTGGCCAGAAGAACGTGCTGGTCTACATCCTGATCTGCTCTGTGATTGGTTCACTCTCCGTGTCTTGCGTGAAGGGGCTGGGCATTGGCATCAAAGAGCTGTTTTCTGGGACAGCGGTGCTGAAGGAACCCCTCTTCTGGTCCTTGGTCATCTGCCTGGTCATCTGTGTTAGCGTTCAGATTAATTACCTGAACAGAGCCCTCGACATCTTCAACACCTCCATCGTCACCCCAATCTACTACGTCTTCTTCACGACATCCGTCATGGCTTGCTCGGCCATCCTCTTCAAAGAGTGGCTGCGTATGACTGCAGACGGAGTCGTTGGAACGATCAGTGGATTCCTCACCATCATTCTAGGAATATTCCTCCTCCATGCCTTCAAGGACATCCCATTCCATTGGAACTCCCTCCCTCTTTATCTGCAGAAGGATCCTCGAGACTTTTCACGGGGTCAGCAGCCATATGAGACTCTCTCTAGCCGCGATCTGGAAACGGAGGGGGAAGCCGGGTTGTCCAAGTCTGGACGCCTGAACGGCGGGTGGAGACAGCATCAGAGTACAGCCTGA